One region of Roseicitreum antarcticum genomic DNA includes:
- a CDS encoding NUDIX domain-containing protein produces MTTPSYINRLRRKIGHDRLMVPSVAAIIRDEQDRLLLQRKAGAEGWSLPAGAIEPGETPEQALRREVFEETGFKILAAFLTGAFGGDTFRYTYPNGDKVEYTVLTFRCEVQFPAAPPTDKETMELGFFDEADMPPLALPYPRAVLFE; encoded by the coding sequence ATGACAACGCCTTCGTACATTAATCGTTTGCGGCGAAAGATCGGCCATGATCGCCTGATGGTACCGTCAGTAGCGGCTATAATTCGTGACGAGCAGGACCGTCTGCTGCTTCAGCGAAAAGCCGGGGCTGAGGGTTGGAGCCTACCCGCCGGTGCAATCGAACCTGGGGAGACGCCCGAACAGGCTCTGCGGCGCGAAGTCTTTGAAGAAACCGGCTTTAAGATATTGGCCGCATTTCTGACCGGCGCGTTTGGAGGGGACACTTTCCGATATACCTACCCAAATGGCGACAAAGTCGAGTATACGGTACTCACATTTCGGTGTGAAGTTCAGTTTCCGGCGGCACCGCCTACAGACAAAGAAACGATGGAACTGGGTTTTTTCGATGAAGCCGATATGCCGCCCTTGGCTTTGCCCTATCCCAGAGCCGTTCTATTCGAATGA
- a CDS encoding aminopeptidase, translating to MNDMPPVIDATKLDKLAQVAVKVGVNLQPGQDLVLTAPVTALPLVRRIAAHAYAAGAGVVTPVFSDEEITLARYRHAQDASFDRAPGWLYNGMAEAYAGNAARMAIVGDNPMLLAEQDPEKVSRANRANSAAYQPAMKMITNFKINWNIVSYPGAAWAAQVFPDDAAPEAVRKLADAIFAASRVDTDDPVAAWAAHNAELRTRSSWLNGHRFHALHFTGPGTDLTVGLADGHEWMGGASPAENGVICNPNIPTEEVFTTPHAARVDGYVRATKPLSHQGTLIENIEMRFKDGLITEARATKGEAVLLKVLDSDEGARRLGEVALVPHASPISKSGVLFYNTLYDENAACHIALGQCYSKCFVDGGKMTPEDVAAAGGNKSVIHIDWMIGSGEMDIDGVHADGRRVPVFRKGAWAD from the coding sequence ATGAACGATATGCCGCCCGTCATCGACGCCACCAAGCTGGACAAACTGGCCCAGGTCGCCGTGAAGGTCGGCGTCAACCTGCAACCCGGCCAGGACCTTGTGCTGACAGCGCCCGTCACCGCGCTGCCCCTGGTGCGCCGGATTGCCGCGCATGCCTATGCGGCGGGCGCGGGCGTGGTCACGCCGGTTTTCAGCGATGAGGAAATCACCCTTGCGCGCTACCGCCACGCGCAGGACGCCAGTTTCGACCGCGCGCCCGGTTGGCTCTATAACGGGATGGCCGAGGCCTATGCCGGCAATGCCGCACGCATGGCCATTGTGGGCGATAACCCGATGTTGCTGGCCGAACAGGACCCCGAAAAGGTCAGCCGTGCCAACCGCGCGAATTCCGCTGCCTACCAGCCCGCGATGAAGATGATCACCAACTTCAAGATCAACTGGAACATCGTGTCCTACCCCGGGGCCGCATGGGCCGCGCAGGTCTTCCCCGATGACGCGGCCCCCGAGGCCGTGCGCAAGCTGGCCGATGCGATCTTCGCGGCCTCGCGCGTGGATACCGACGATCCCGTGGCGGCATGGGCCGCGCATAACGCCGAACTGCGTACCCGCTCGTCCTGGCTGAACGGCCACCGCTTTCACGCGCTGCATTTCACCGGGCCGGGCACCGACCTGACTGTGGGGCTCGCCGATGGCCACGAATGGATGGGCGGCGCCTCGCCTGCGGAAAACGGCGTGATCTGCAACCCCAACATTCCCACCGAAGAGGTCTTCACCACCCCCCATGCCGCCCGCGTCGACGGCTATGTGCGCGCCACCAAACCCCTGTCGCATCAGGGCACGCTGATCGAGAACATCGAGATGCGGTTCAAGGACGGGCTGATCACCGAGGCGCGCGCGACCAAGGGCGAAGCGGTGCTGCTGAAGGTCCTCGACAGCGATGAGGGCGCGCGCCGCCTGGGCGAGGTCGCGCTGGTCCCCCATGCCTCGCCGATCTCGAAATCCGGCGTGCTGTTCTACAACACGCTCTATGATGAGAACGCCGCGTGCCACATCGCGCTGGGTCAGTGCTATTCCAAGTGCTTCGTGGATGGCGGCAAGATGACGCCGGAAGATGTGGCGGCAGCGGGCGGCAACAAGTCGGTGATTCACATCGACTGGATGATCGGCTCGGGCGAAATGGACATCGACGGCGTCCACGCCGACGGCCGCCGCGTCCCGGTATTCCGCAAGGGCGCATGGGCGGATTGA
- a CDS encoding DEAD/DEAH box helicase, which yields MTPVQLAMLDPANTDADMLVSAQTGSGKTVAFGLAMAPTLLGENTRFGPAAAPLTLIIAPTRELAMQVRREFEWLYATTGAVIASCIGGMDIRTERRALERGAHIVVGTPGRLRDHIERSILDMSDLRVAVLDEADEMLDLGFREDLEYILQAAPETRRTLLFSATVSRDIARLAQSYQRDAVRVQTTSEREQHHDIEYRALVVDAADRENAIVNVLRYYEAKNALVFCATRATVNHLTARFNNRGFQVVALSGELSQQERTHALQAMRDGRARVCVATDVAARGIDLPGLELVVHADLPNNRETLLHRSGRTGRAGSKGVSAVIVPANARKKAERLLGSAGVKAEWASAPSADEVTARDQERLLSDPIFTAPVESGEQDLVTLLMSNFAPEALAAGFARQYMAARSAPEELREPGASKARERDEFANSFWISLSVGAEQRAEPRWILPMLCRSAGLSKRDIGAIRVQGAETFVQIHGDARERLFGAIGPDMSVEDGIRLRESSAPAGGGNFSAPRPERAPRAPREDRAPREDRFQRDDRSQRDDRPAHDDAPARKPRATKPRPLDLTAERPAQSYAAPSDAAASDGATSDGAPKTASRKPRLKPAYDPDAGAAPMEAPAPRKPRADAADGPAKTYAPKGAAASAAARRAPMDASDTSKRYAPAGAYQGGKPAGKPGGKPGAKPFGKPYGKPDGAGRPEGRGFGKPEGAGRPEGRSFGKPGGKPAGGAGTGRPFGKPGGKPGGGKPPFKGKS from the coding sequence ATGACGCCGGTCCAGCTGGCCATGCTGGACCCCGCCAACACCGATGCGGACATGCTGGTGTCCGCGCAGACCGGGTCGGGCAAGACGGTGGCCTTCGGGCTGGCCATGGCCCCGACCTTGCTGGGCGAGAATACGCGTTTTGGCCCGGCCGCAGCGCCCTTGACGCTGATCATTGCGCCAACGCGCGAACTGGCCATGCAGGTCCGGCGCGAGTTTGAGTGGCTCTATGCCACCACCGGCGCGGTGATTGCGTCGTGCATCGGCGGCATGGACATCCGCACCGAGCGCCGTGCGCTGGAACGCGGCGCGCATATCGTCGTGGGCACGCCGGGCCGTCTGCGCGACCACATCGAGCGCAGCATCCTTGATATGTCGGACCTGCGCGTCGCCGTGCTGGATGAGGCAGATGAGATGCTGGATCTGGGGTTTCGCGAAGATCTGGAATACATCCTTCAGGCCGCGCCCGAAACGCGGCGCACGCTTTTGTTCTCGGCCACCGTGTCGCGCGACATTGCCCGGCTGGCGCAAAGCTATCAGCGCGATGCCGTGCGGGTGCAGACCACGTCAGAGCGTGAACAGCACCATGACATCGAATACCGCGCGCTGGTGGTCGATGCCGCCGACCGCGAGAATGCCATCGTCAACGTGCTGCGGTATTATGAGGCAAAGAACGCGCTGGTGTTCTGTGCCACCCGCGCCACGGTCAACCATCTGACCGCGCGCTTCAACAACCGCGGTTTTCAGGTTGTGGCGCTGTCGGGCGAACTGAGCCAGCAAGAACGCACCCATGCGCTGCAAGCCATGCGCGACGGGCGCGCGCGGGTTTGCGTGGCAACTGATGTGGCCGCGCGCGGGATCGACCTGCCGGGGCTGGAACTGGTGGTGCATGCCGATCTGCCCAACAACCGCGAGACGTTGCTGCACCGTTCAGGCCGTACCGGCCGCGCCGGGTCCAAGGGCGTCAGCGCCGTGATCGTGCCCGCGAATGCCCGCAAGAAGGCCGAGCGGCTGCTGGGCAGCGCAGGCGTGAAGGCGGAATGGGCCAGCGCTCCTTCGGCCGACGAGGTGACGGCGCGCGACCAGGAGCGGCTGTTGTCCGATCCGATCTTTACCGCACCCGTAGAGTCGGGCGAGCAGGATCTGGTCACGCTGCTGATGAGCAACTTCGCCCCCGAAGCATTGGCCGCCGGTTTCGCGCGCCAATACATGGCCGCCCGGTCAGCGCCCGAGGAATTGCGCGAACCCGGTGCCTCCAAGGCGCGTGAGCGGGATGAATTCGCCAACAGTTTCTGGATCTCGCTGTCGGTCGGCGCCGAGCAACGGGCCGAGCCGCGCTGGATCCTGCCCATGCTGTGCCGGTCGGCAGGCCTGTCGAAGCGCGATATCGGCGCGATCCGGGTACAAGGTGCGGAAACCTTCGTGCAGATCCACGGCGATGCCCGCGAACGGCTGTTTGGCGCCATCGGCCCCGATATGTCGGTGGAAGACGGCATCCGGTTGCGCGAATCCTCGGCACCTGCCGGGGGCGGCAATTTCAGCGCACCACGCCCGGAACGCGCACCACGCGCACCCCGCGAAGACCGTGCCCCGCGCGAGGATCGCTTTCAGCGGGATGACCGTTCTCAGCGGGATGACCGGCCTGCCCATGACGATGCGCCCGCGCGCAAACCCCGGGCGACAAAGCCCCGCCCGCTGGACCTGACCGCCGAGCGGCCCGCGCAAAGCTATGCTGCACCCAGCGACGCGGCAGCCAGTGATGGGGCGACCAGTGATGGCGCACCCAAGACCGCATCGCGCAAGCCCCGGCTGAAACCGGCCTATGACCCCGATGCGGGCGCGGCGCCGATGGAAGCCCCCGCGCCGCGCAAACCGCGCGCTGATGCGGCGGATGGCCCTGCAAAGACCTATGCGCCCAAAGGGGCTGCGGCGTCTGCCGCCGCGCGGCGTGCGCCCATGGATGCGTCCGACACGTCGAAACGCTATGCGCCCGCTGGTGCCTATCAGGGTGGCAAGCCCGCTGGCAAACCGGGTGGCAAACCCGGGGCAAAGCCCTTCGGCAAGCCTTACGGCAAACCAGACGGTGCAGGCCGCCCCGAAGGGCGCGGTTTTGGCAAGCCTGAGGGCGCAGGTCGCCCCGAAGGGCGCAGCTTTGGCAAACCCGGCGGCAAGCCTGCGGGCGGTGCGGGCACGGGGCGGCCGTTTGGCAAACCGGGCGGCAAACCCGGTGGCGGCAAACCGCCGTTCAAGGGCAAATCCTGA
- a CDS encoding bile acid:sodium symporter family protein has translation MRRGGFCPALSGGGLGAAGPDHATEATEAPTDSASHNGQTPHPGTLGPRAPRQAAAMLTAAETTLVAAMMMVIMLGMGASMTLRDVRLALRRPRGIIVGLVCQFGIMPALGYTMAVALDLSPGVAIGLILIACMPGGTTSNVFAYFARGVLALSIMMTTVSSLIAVVLVPGLLVFYGGLAGVAGEYVIPASNVAQVLALLLVPTGLGMALRKLHPNSGATVELIGAVMGGLVIAYLALSWIPRNAQMLLETAPAVYAATLSIGLVGMFMGYWLARGLGQDANRARTISLETGIQNGPLAALIVTLSFTGPAQQEVLFVPILYSLFIVLTSPIVTVFYRRRAAAEAEARAAAKLPTG, from the coding sequence ATTCGCAGGGGCGGCTTTTGCCCGGCGCTGTCAGGCGGCGGGCTGGGCGCGGCAGGGCCTGACCATGCCACCGAAGCCACCGAAGCCCCGACTGACAGCGCCAGCCACAACGGCCAGACACCGCACCCCGGAACGCTCGGGCCCCGCGCGCCACGACAGGCGGCTGCCATGCTGACCGCGGCCGAAACCACCTTGGTCGCGGCGATGATGATGGTCATCATGTTGGGCATGGGGGCCAGCATGACGCTGCGCGATGTCCGGCTGGCGCTGCGCCGGCCGCGCGGCATCATCGTGGGGCTGGTCTGCCAGTTCGGCATCATGCCCGCGCTGGGATACACCATGGCCGTGGCGCTGGACCTGTCGCCGGGCGTTGCCATCGGGCTGATCTTGATCGCCTGCATGCCGGGGGGCACCACCTCGAACGTCTTTGCCTATTTCGCGCGCGGCGTGCTGGCGCTGTCGATCATGATGACCACGGTCTCCAGCCTGATCGCCGTGGTGCTGGTGCCGGGGCTTTTGGTGTTTTACGGCGGGCTTGCGGGGGTTGCGGGCGAATATGTCATCCCCGCGTCCAATGTGGCGCAGGTGCTGGCGCTGTTGCTGGTGCCGACGGGGCTGGGCATGGCGCTGCGCAAACTGCACCCCAATTCCGGCGCCACGGTCGAGCTGATCGGCGCTGTCATGGGCGGGCTGGTCATCGCCTATCTGGCGCTGTCGTGGATCCCGCGCAACGCGCAAATGCTGCTGGAAACCGCGCCTGCGGTCTATGCCGCCACACTGTCGATCGGGCTGGTGGGGATGTTCATGGGGTATTGGCTGGCGCGCGGTCTGGGCCAGGATGCGAACCGCGCCCGCACCATCAGCCTTGAAACCGGCATCCAGAACGGGCCGCTGGCCGCCCTGATCGTGACGCTCAGCTTCACCGGTCCCGCGCAGCAAGAGGTGCTGTTTGTCCCCATCCTCTACAGCCTCTTCATCGTGCTGACGTCACCCATCGTCACGGTCTTCTACCGCCGCCGCGCCGCCGCCGAGGCCGAGGCCCGCGCCGCCGCCAAGCTGCCCACGGGCTAG
- a CDS encoding AMP-binding protein has product MHYRDVSTSDQQRLHKFCSQFTAPAVPASDPAPDDRRDDAGPHATGDRQHGGQQLGDQQHGGQKHRDQTQADRHALWHTAYGSVLAHDLPADRPRSLGHLLDAACKTHGDRVAFTCVMPNGMNGSLSYTQLGRLSDEFAAWLRGPAGVQPGARVAVQMPNGLAFPVVALGVLKAGCVLVNTNPLYTSPEMTHQFRDAGAEVLVITDMFAGNLDAVLPQTDIRQVVLAGVADFFPALPGLIIRGVQKYWSRVIPPVPSLQVPVTRLSDALAQGAETGAQVARFWEDLGPDDLALLQYTGGTTGTAKGAMLSHANLIANSYQARLMAAPHLSRDEVILTALPMYHIFAFTVNFLTFLDLGARNILIPSPRPIRNLQRAIENYKVTWLTGVNTLFNALMNEEWFAIYPPRHLHAVVAGGTALHAPVAARWQAMTGVPVAEGYGLTEAAPLVCVNPLTDSAKPDSIGVPVQGTDVVLLDDDGAPVPIGQPGELVLRGPQVMLGYWNRPEDTAEVLRDGWLRSGDIAVMGPDGFLRIVDRKKDMVLVSGFNVYPNEVEDAILQMEAVLEAAVIGLPDPTTGEAVRAYVVKNPAYTGALSPKMVRDHCKTRLTGYKCPASVIVVEDLPKSAVGKIMRKDLRAQALKEEG; this is encoded by the coding sequence ATGCACTATCGTGACGTTTCAACGTCGGACCAACAGAGGCTGCACAAATTTTGTTCACAATTCACCGCCCCCGCCGTGCCTGCATCTGATCCCGCGCCTGATGACCGGCGTGACGATGCCGGACCGCACGCGACGGGCGACCGGCAGCACGGCGGCCAGCAGCTCGGCGACCAGCAGCACGGCGGCCAGAAGCACCGCGACCAGACCCAGGCCGACCGCCACGCCCTGTGGCACACGGCCTATGGCAGCGTACTGGCGCATGATTTGCCCGCTGATCGCCCGCGAAGCCTCGGACATCTGCTGGATGCCGCGTGCAAGACCCATGGCGACCGCGTGGCCTTCACCTGTGTGATGCCCAACGGGATGAATGGCTCGCTCAGCTATACCCAACTGGGCCGCTTGTCGGATGAATTCGCTGCATGGTTGCGCGGCCCCGCCGGGGTGCAGCCCGGTGCGCGGGTGGCGGTGCAGATGCCCAATGGCCTGGCCTTCCCCGTGGTGGCGTTGGGGGTGCTGAAGGCGGGCTGCGTGCTGGTCAATACCAATCCGCTTTATACATCCCCCGAGATGACGCATCAGTTCCGCGACGCAGGTGCCGAGGTGCTGGTCATCACCGACATGTTCGCGGGCAACCTCGATGCGGTGCTGCCCCAGACGGACATTCGCCAGGTGGTACTGGCGGGCGTGGCGGACTTCTTTCCTGCGCTGCCCGGCCTGATTATCCGGGGGGTGCAGAAATACTGGTCCCGCGTCATCCCGCCTGTGCCGTCGCTGCAAGTGCCGGTCACCCGGCTGTCCGACGCCTTGGCCCAAGGCGCCGAAACGGGCGCGCAGGTCGCCCGCTTCTGGGAAGATCTCGGCCCCGATGATCTGGCGCTGCTGCAATATACCGGGGGGACCACCGGGACGGCAAAGGGCGCGATGCTGTCGCATGCCAACCTGATCGCCAATTCCTATCAGGCCCGCTTGATGGCCGCGCCGCATCTGTCGCGCGATGAGGTCATCCTGACCGCGCTGCCGATGTACCATATCTTCGCCTTTACCGTGAATTTCCTGACGTTTCTGGACCTCGGCGCGCGCAACATCCTGATCCCCAGCCCGCGCCCGATCCGCAACCTTCAGCGCGCCATCGAGAATTACAAGGTGACCTGGCTGACAGGTGTCAACACCCTGTTCAACGCGCTGATGAATGAGGAATGGTTCGCGATCTATCCGCCGCGCCACCTGCACGCGGTGGTGGCGGGGGGCACGGCCCTGCATGCGCCGGTTGCCGCGCGCTGGCAGGCGATGACCGGCGTGCCGGTGGCCGAGGGCTATGGCCTGACCGAGGCCGCGCCGCTGGTCTGCGTCAACCCGCTGACCGATAGCGCCAAGCCCGACAGCATCGGCGTGCCGGTACAGGGCACCGATGTGGTGCTGTTGGACGATGACGGCGCGCCGGTACCCATCGGTCAGCCGGGCGAGTTGGTGCTGCGCGGTCCGCAGGTGATGCTGGGCTACTGGAACCGGCCCGAGGATACCGCCGAGGTGCTGCGCGACGGCTGGCTGCGCAGCGGCGACATTGCGGTGATGGGGCCGGACGGGTTCCTGCGCATCGTTGACCGCAAGAAGGACATGGTGCTGGTATCGGGCTTCAACGTCTATCCCAATGAGGTAGAGGACGCGATCTTGCAAATGGAGGCCGTGCTGGAGGCCGCCGTGATTGGCCTGCCAGACCCCACGACGGGCGAGGCAGTACGCGCCTATGTCGTGAAAAACCCCGCCTACACCGGCGCGCTCAGCCCAAAGATGGTGCGCGACCACTGCAAGACGCGGCTGACGGGCTACAAATGCCCCGCGTCGGTGATCGTGGTCGAGGATCTGCCGAAATCCGCCGTGGGCAAGATCATGCGCAAGGACCTGCGCGCGCAGGCCCTGAAAGAGGAAGGGTGA
- a CDS encoding RrF2 family transcriptional regulator produces the protein MRLTTRTSLALRTLMFCAVNQGVLVRKHEVAQAINASEHHLAQVVNRLGQLDFLMTLRGRRGGFRLARPAAQIGIGAVYRAFEASVPIAECFDIQGGNTCPISHACRMRGHLVRAVEAFYATLDPLTLDDLVSCNGGLQTMLALPDARPATPLNCAGHLAMAQ, from the coding sequence ATGCGTCTGACCACCCGCACCAGCCTTGCACTGCGCACGCTGATGTTCTGCGCCGTCAATCAAGGCGTCCTGGTGCGCAAGCATGAGGTCGCGCAGGCGATCAATGCGTCCGAGCATCATCTGGCGCAAGTCGTCAACCGGCTGGGGCAACTGGACTTTCTGATGACACTGCGCGGGCGGCGCGGTGGCTTCCGGCTGGCGCGGCCCGCAGCGCAGATCGGCATCGGCGCGGTCTACCGCGCCTTTGAAGCCAGCGTGCCCATTGCCGAATGTTTCGATATTCAGGGCGGCAATACGTGCCCGATCAGCCATGCGTGCCGGATGCGCGGCCATCTGGTCCGCGCCGTCGAGGCCTTCTATGCCACGCTGGACCCGCTGACGCTGGATGATCTGGTCTCGTGCAACGGCGGGCTGCAGACGATGCTGGCGCTGCCCGATGCCCGGCCTGCGACACCGCTGAACTGCGCCGGACACCTGGCGATGGCGCAGTAG
- the dnaE gene encoding DNA polymerase III subunit alpha — MTNTPRFIHLRVHTEYSLLEGAVPLKQLVKLTAAQGLPAVAVTDTNNMFAALEFAVTAAGAGVQPIMGCQVSVAYDPVQVGEKPRMPAPVVLLAQSEVGYMNLMRLNSALYLKTDGQVPQVSVDELLGHADGLICLTGGANGPVGHFLQAGQSDKAEALLRQLANAFDGRLYVELQRHADEGGQMMPAERATERAFVEMAYDMALPLVATNDVHFPKAKMYEAHDALLCIADGAYVDQAAPRRRLTPQHYLKTADEMAALFADLPEAVENTVEIARRCAFMAYRRDPILPKFADDEVEELRRQARAGLEGRLAVIPHAVPVAQYEARLEFELGIIEGMGFPGYFLIVADFIKWAKDEGIPVGPGRGSGAGSLVAYALTITDLDPLRYNLLFERFLNPERVSMPDFDIDFCMDRREEVIRYTQAKYGRDKVGQIITFGALLSKAAVRDVGRVLQMSYGQVDRLSKMIPVEGVKPVSIEKALADEPRLREAAHAEEVVARLLNYAQQVEGLLRNASTHAAGVVIGDRPLDQLVPLYRDPRSDMPATQFNMKWVEQAGLVKFDFLGLKTLTVIQNAIDLIGASGRNLHTGADGKRLYDPVPGAENQINAIPLEDEATYRLYASARTVAVFQVESSGMMDALRRMKPTCIEDIVALVALYRPGPMENIPTYCEVKNGLRKLESIHPSIDFILEETQGIIVYQEQVMQIAQVMGGYSLGGADLLRRAMGKKIAEEMAKERPKFMGGAIANNVSREKAGEVFDLLEKFANYGFNKSHAAAYAVVSYQTAWLKANHPVEFMAAVMNCDLHLTDKLNVYKREVDRLGIPVIPPCINRGQAVFSVADGALVYGLGALKNVGVEAMRLIVAGRGDTPFVSLADVARRVDLKRVGKRPLEMLARAGAFDVLDRNRHRVFQALDGLVAYSAAVADAKASDQVSLFGAAGTDIPEPRALTCEDWLPMERLTAEHQAVGFYLTGHPLDDYQTALKRKQVLTLAEVTRQAANGPMVAKLAGAVASRQERKSARGNRFAFVQLSDPTGLYEVTVFSDTLEAGRQFLEPGASVVLTVEATLEGDQLKLLARGVTPVDAVVADAGALGLRIHVDHAGAIAAVARLLDGARIANRRQRGAPVHFCVHDVAGGQHVDVSVGEDYAITPQIKGAVRVIEGVSLVEDV; from the coding sequence ATGACCAACACCCCCCGATTCATCCACCTGCGCGTGCACACCGAATATTCCTTGCTGGAAGGGGCGGTGCCGCTGAAGCAATTGGTGAAGCTCACGGCAGCGCAGGGCCTTCCCGCCGTGGCGGTGACCGACACCAACAACATGTTCGCCGCGCTGGAATTCGCGGTGACGGCGGCGGGGGCGGGGGTGCAACCGATCATGGGCTGTCAGGTCTCGGTCGCCTATGACCCCGTGCAGGTGGGCGAAAAGCCGCGGATGCCCGCGCCGGTGGTCCTGCTGGCCCAGTCCGAGGTCGGGTACATGAACCTGATGCGCCTCAACTCGGCGCTCTATCTGAAGACCGACGGGCAGGTGCCGCAGGTCAGCGTCGATGAACTGCTGGGCCATGCCGATGGCCTGATCTGCCTGACCGGCGGTGCGAATGGCCCGGTGGGTCACTTCCTTCAGGCCGGGCAGAGTGACAAGGCGGAGGCGCTGTTGCGCCAACTGGCCAACGCGTTCGACGGGCGGCTTTACGTCGAATTGCAACGCCACGCCGATGAGGGCGGGCAGATGATGCCCGCCGAACGCGCGACCGAGCGTGCTTTTGTCGAGATGGCCTACGACATGGCCCTGCCGCTGGTCGCCACCAACGATGTGCATTTCCCCAAGGCCAAGATGTACGAGGCCCATGATGCCCTCTTGTGCATCGCCGATGGCGCCTATGTCGATCAGGCCGCACCCCGCCGCCGCCTGACCCCGCAGCATTACCTGAAAACCGCCGACGAGATGGCCGCGCTCTTCGCCGACCTCCCCGAGGCGGTCGAGAACACCGTGGAAATCGCCCGCCGCTGCGCCTTCATGGCCTATCGCCGCGATCCGATCTTGCCGAAATTCGCCGATGATGAGGTGGAAGAGCTGCGCCGTCAGGCCCGCGCCGGGCTGGAGGGCCGCCTGGCGGTCATCCCCCATGCGGTGCCCGTGGCGCAATACGAGGCCCGGCTGGAGTTTGAGCTGGGCATCATCGAAGGCATGGGGTTTCCCGGCTATTTCCTGATTGTGGCCGATTTCATCAAATGGGCGAAGGATGAGGGCATCCCCGTCGGCCCCGGGCGTGGCTCGGGCGCGGGCAGCCTTGTGGCCTATGCGCTGACCATCACCGACCTTGACCCCCTGCGCTACAACCTGCTGTTTGAACGCTTCCTCAACCCCGAACGGGTGTCGATGCCGGATTTCGACATCGACTTCTGCATGGACCGGCGCGAAGAGGTCATCCGCTATACGCAGGCAAAATACGGCCGCGACAAGGTGGGCCAGATCATCACCTTCGGCGCGCTTCTGTCCAAGGCTGCGGTGCGCGACGTGGGCCGGGTCTTGCAGATGTCCTACGGTCAGGTGGACCGGCTGTCGAAGATGATCCCGGTGGAAGGCGTGAAGCCTGTCAGCATCGAAAAGGCGCTGGCCGATGAGCCGCGCCTGCGTGAGGCCGCGCATGCCGAAGAGGTCGTGGCCCGCCTCCTCAACTATGCCCAGCAGGTCGAGGGGCTGTTGCGCAACGCCTCGACCCATGCGGCCGGCGTGGTGATCGGTGACCGCCCGCTCGACCAGTTGGTGCCGCTCTACCGCGACCCGCGCTCGGACATGCCCGCCACGCAGTTCAACATGAAATGGGTGGAACAGGCCGGGCTGGTGAAATTCGACTTTCTGGGCCTGAAAACCCTGACTGTGATCCAGAATGCCATCGACCTGATTGGCGCTTCGGGGCGCAACCTGCATACCGGCGCGGATGGCAAGCGGCTTTATGATCCCGTGCCCGGGGCGGAAAACCAGATCAACGCGATCCCGCTGGAGGATGAGGCCACGTACCGCCTGTATGCCAGCGCGCGCACGGTCGCGGTGTTCCAGGTGGAATCCTCGGGCATGATGGACGCGCTGCGGCGCATGAAACCGACCTGCATCGAAGACATCGTGGCGCTGGTGGCACTCTACCGGCCCGGCCCGATGGAAAATATTCCGACCTATTGCGAGGTGAAGAACGGGCTGCGAAAGCTCGAATCCATCCACCCCTCCATCGACTTCATTCTGGAGGAAACGCAGGGCATCATCGTCTACCAGGAACAGGTGATGCAGATCGCGCAGGTCATGGGCGGCTATTCGCTGGGCGGTGCAGACCTTTTGCGCCGCGCCATGGGCAAGAAGATCGCCGAGGAAATGGCCAAGGAACGCCCCAAGTTCATGGGAGGCGCGATCGCCAATAACGTCAGCCGCGAAAAGGCGGGTGAGGTCTTCGACCTGTTGGAGAAATTCGCCAATTACGGCTTCAACAAATCCCACGCCGCCGCCTATGCCGTGGTCAGCTATCAAACCGCGTGGCTGAAGGCCAACCATCCGGTGGAATTCATGGCCGCCGTGATGAACTGCGACCTGCACCTGACCGACAAGCTGAACGTCTACAAGCGCGAGGTTGACAGGCTGGGCATCCCCGTCATCCCGCCCTGCATCAACCGCGGGCAGGCGGTGTTCAGCGTGGCCGATGGCGCGCTGGTCTACGGCCTTGGCGCGCTGAAGAACGTCGGCGTCGAGGCGATGCGCCTGATCGTGGCGGGGCGCGGCGACACGCCGTTTGTCAGCCTTGCCGATGTGGCGCGCCGGGTGGATCTGAAGCGCGTCGGCAAGCGCCCGCTGGAAATGCTGGCGCGCGCAGGCGCGTTCGACGTGCTGGACCGCAACCGCCACCGGGTGTTCCAGGCGCTCGACGGGCTGGTGGCCTATTCGGCGGCGGTGGCCGATGCGAAGGCGTCAGATCAGGTGTCGCTCTTTGGTGCGGCAGGCACCGACATTCCCGAACCGCGCGCGCTGACCTGCGAGGATTGGCTGCCGATGGAGCGCCTGACGGCAGAGCATCAGGCGGTAGGCTTCTACCTGACCGGCCACCCGCTGGACGATTACCAGACCGCGCTGAAGCGCAAACAGGTGCTGACCCTGGCCGAGGTGACGCGGCAGGCTGCCAATGGCCCGATGGTGGCGAAACTGGCCGGTGCGGTCGCCTCGCGTCAGGAACGCAAATCGGCGCGCGGCAACCGCTTTGCCTTCGTGCAATTGTCCGACCCGACGGGGCTTTATGAGGTCACGGTTTTCTCGGACACGCTGGAGGCCGGGCGGCAGTTCCTTGAACCCGGCGCGTCCGTCGTCCTGACCGTCGAGGCGACGTTGGAGGGCGATCAGTTGAAACTGCTGGCGCGCGGCGTGACGCCGGTCGACGCCGTGGTGGCCGATGCGGGCGCGCTGGGTCTGCGCATCCATGTCGATCACGCGGGTGCCATCGCCGCCGTGGCCCGCCTGCTGGACGGCGCGCGGATCGCCAACCGCCGCCAGCGCGGCGCCCCGGTGCATTTTTGCGTGCATGACGTGGCGGGCGGCCAGCATGTCGATGTGTCCGTGGGCGAAGATTACGCCATCACCCCCCAGATCAAGGGTGCGGTGCGGGTGATCGAAGGCGTTTCGCTGGTCGAGGATGTTTAA